A genomic region of Solanum dulcamara chromosome 2, daSolDulc1.2, whole genome shotgun sequence contains the following coding sequences:
- the LOC129876899 gene encoding uncharacterized protein LOC129876899, with the protein MKMNNTYKDLHNLSERTEVLYDEISNRIRREEIHFCTHCAEHGRYCGIADLTMEDKEKLIGIQDSLKDLLNMLQFYQALESRQQRHHNGALVRLEASRILLIDKLNKYPTWGKKLEVIEELKEYFGQGIKGALSFSENLAETKQKQSENEKEKKNSSSFLVICIKGLFNPWNWYRTTRIAAIALIVNIYRNRMQDKNKMPLPRLKIGYADSQLAVSYGKG; encoded by the exons ATGAAGATGAATAATACTTATAAAgatttgcataatctgagtGAGAGAACAGAGGTTTTATATGATGAGATTAGCAATAGAATTCGTCGCGAAGAAATTCATTTCTGTACACATTGTGCTGAACATGGTCGTTATTGCGGAATTGCAGACCTCACAATGGAAGATAAGGAGAAATTGATTGGCATTCAAGACTCATTGAAGGATCTTCTGAACATGCTCCAGTTCTACCAG GCATTAGAGTCTCGGCAGCAGAGACATCACAACGGCGCACTTGTCCGTTTGGAAGCAAGCAGAATATTACTGATAGACAAATTAAATAAGTATCCAACTTGGGGAAAGAAATTAGAAGTGATTGAGGAACTAAAAGAATATTTTGGCCAAGGAATAAAAGGTGCATTATCATTTTCTGAGAATTTGGCAGAAACAAAACAGAAACAGAGTGAAaatgagaaagaaaagaagaatagttcaaGTTTTTTGGTCATTTGCATAAAAGGTTTATTTAATCCATGGAATTGGTATCGTACTACAAGAATTGCTGCCATTGCATTGATCGTTAACATTTACAGGAATAGAATGCAAGATAAGAACAAAATGCCTCTTCCAAGATTGAAAATTGGCTATGCAGATAGCCAATTGGCTGTTTCATATGGAAAGGGATAA
- the LOC129880716 gene encoding ubiquitin-conjugating enzyme E2 10-like — protein sequence MASKRILKELKDLQKDPPTSCSAGPVGEDMFHWQATIMGPSDSPYAGGVFLVTIHFPPDYPFKPPKVAFRTKVFHPNINSNGSICLDILKEQWSPALTISKVLLSICSLLTDPNPDDPLVPEIAHMYKTDKSKYEGTARSWTQKYAMG from the exons ATGGCTTCGAAACGAATATTGAAGGAGCTGAAGGATCTCCAGAAAGATCCTCCTACTTCATGCAGCGCTG GCCCTGTTGGAGAGGACATGTTTCACTGGCAGGCTACGATAATGGGGCCCTCTGATAGCCCTTATGCTGGGGGTGTATTTTTGGTCACTATCCATTTTCCTCCGGATTATCCATTCAAACCTCCTAAG GTTGCTTTTAGGACAAAAGTTTTCCATCCAAATATCAATAGTAATGGGAGTATATGCTTGGACATACTGAAGGAGCAGTGGAGTCCTGCCTTAACTATTTCCAAG GTTTTGCTTTCAATCTGTTCACTTTTGACTGACCCAAACCCTGACGACCCGCTGGTTCCTGAGATTGCTCACATGTACAAGACAGACAAGTCTAAATACGAAGGAACCGCCAGGAGTTGGACCCAGAAGTATGCCATGGGTTAA